In Nitrospira sp. MA-1, one genomic interval encodes:
- a CDS encoding cupredoxin domain-containing protein, which yields MKILNGTTFATTLIMVGCPLLLFSTLNPVWASTQPPEVKVSMDYWAPYYSPALAIVPDGASIHVVNPTSSPHSLTHDGCRRTGSCAFDTGAIQPGQEFTIHSLPPGRYSYYCVLHPIMKGEIIVIPDHTVINQGATDDYRTATHAKKTQ from the coding sequence ATGAAAATTTTGAACGGAACCACCTTCGCTACGACACTAATTATGGTTGGATGCCCTCTTCTATTGTTTTCGACCTTGAATCCCGTTTGGGCTTCCACGCAGCCTCCAGAGGTGAAGGTCTCAATGGATTATTGGGCGCCGTATTATAGCCCAGCTTTGGCCATTGTCCCTGATGGAGCTTCGATTCACGTCGTGAATCCTACTTCCTCTCCTCACAGTTTGACGCACGATGGGTGTCGAAGAACTGGGTCCTGCGCATTCGATACAGGTGCCATTCAACCCGGGCAGGAATTCACCATTCATTCACTCCCGCCCGGTCGGTATTCCTATTATTGCGTACTCCATCCCATTATGAAGGGGGAAATTATCGTCATTCCTGATCACACGGTTATTAATCAAGGTGCGACTGACGATTATCGGACGGCCACTCACGCCAAGAAAACTCAGTAA
- a CDS encoding response regulator — protein MKSQKCVLIVDDDADVRLFLRDRLNAMGFEVLTAANGKEGVETLRHHSVDGVLLDLYMPVMGGILMLEQLAQFSVFPPVIVMSSTTHRSELQFAIIKGAMDFLIKPIAPEELTDKCMRLFY, from the coding sequence ATGAAAAGCCAAAAATGCGTTCTTATTGTCGACGATGATGCGGACGTCCGTTTATTTCTTAGGGATCGCTTGAATGCCATGGGTTTTGAGGTTCTCACTGCGGCTAATGGGAAGGAAGGGGTTGAGACTCTTCGCCATCACTCCGTAGATGGCGTCTTGCTCGATTTATATATGCCCGTCATGGGAGGTATTCTTATGCTGGAACAGTTAGCACAGTTTTCAGTTTTTCCGCCGGTGATCGTGATGTCGAGCACCACACACCGATCGGAACTGCAGTTCGCTATTATTAAGGGAGCGATGGACTTTCTCATCAAACCGATAGCTCCTGAGGAATTAACGGATAAATGCATGCGACTCTTTTACTAG
- a CDS encoding response regulator, with protein sequence MKKGKLNIAPGLPTADISRIQESFGMLAAHAEQMVSRFYNVLFDKFPEFQTFFPQSQLSQQHAAFLRGLHTLVLGIENPQELRSTLVQLGERHQRYGIKNKHYPPVVYALMHVLTEFGGDGIDGRTYDAWENFLHLMRAIMLESYSRERVTPEDQKEKSLTTVAGGHTKRILLIDDDHQLLELYQSYLELEGYLCSRVSEVAWAFTHIQMSHYDLVLTDFQMPVMNGIQLRRNLEYVGNGCCPPFVLVTGSLNQEIRRQALDSGFEAVLKKPHDLSELGSLIGKVLKKSNGYQGNGQNL encoded by the coding sequence ATGAAGAAAGGTAAGTTAAACATTGCTCCGGGACTTCCCACTGCTGATATATCACGGATCCAAGAAAGTTTTGGGATGTTAGCCGCGCATGCCGAGCAGATGGTTTCTCGATTTTATAACGTGTTGTTTGATAAATTTCCCGAATTTCAGACCTTTTTCCCTCAGAGTCAGTTATCGCAACAACATGCGGCATTTCTAAGGGGATTGCACACTCTCGTTTTGGGCATAGAAAACCCTCAGGAATTACGTTCTACGCTCGTTCAGTTAGGGGAACGCCATCAAAGGTATGGAATTAAAAACAAACATTACCCTCCTGTTGTTTATGCCCTGATGCATGTGCTGACGGAATTCGGGGGGGATGGCATAGATGGAAGAACATATGACGCTTGGGAAAATTTCCTTCACCTGATGAGAGCTATTATGCTTGAAAGCTACTCTCGGGAGAGGGTGACTCCGGAAGATCAGAAAGAGAAGTCCCTCACCACTGTAGCTGGAGGTCACACAAAGCGAATCTTGCTTATTGATGATGACCACCAACTTTTGGAACTTTATCAATCATATTTGGAGCTTGAAGGGTATTTATGCAGTCGGGTTTCGGAAGTGGCTTGGGCATTTACCCATATTCAAATGAGTCACTATGACCTCGTCCTGACGGATTTCCAAATGCCGGTGATGAACGGGATCCAGTTACGGAGAAATCTTGAATATGTGGGGAATGGGTGCTGTCCGCCATTTGTCTTGGTAACAGGGAGTCTCAATCAGGAGATTCGAAGACAAGCGTTGGACTCCGGATTCGAGGCGGTGCTTAAAAAACCACATGACCTTAGTGAATTGGGTTCTCTCATAGGAAAAGTCTTAAAGAAATCTAACGGGTATCAAGGAAATGGACAGAATCTGTGA
- a CDS encoding tetratricopeptide repeat protein, with translation MDIDTFRQMVAKKPDGFLGRYGLGDKLLKEGEHLAEAVEHLSVAVKLDPIHVASHLALGRALAGLKRNDEAKTVLTAGIDAALSGRSSGGGDLVPEMRALIQTLG, from the coding sequence ATGGACATTGATACATTTCGGCAGATGGTGGCCAAAAAACCAGATGGTTTTCTAGGACGATATGGACTTGGAGACAAGCTCCTCAAGGAAGGCGAGCATCTTGCAGAGGCTGTGGAGCACCTGAGTGTTGCTGTCAAATTGGATCCTATCCACGTCGCCTCCCATTTGGCCTTAGGTCGTGCATTAGCTGGCCTGAAGCGGAATGACGAAGCCAAGACTGTGCTGACGGCGGGTATCGATGCGGCTTTGTCAGGCCGTTCAAGCGGGGGAGGGGATCTCGTCCCAGAGATGCGTGCCCTGATTCAGACATTGGGATAA
- a CDS encoding DUF5008 domain-containing protein — protein sequence MLVRISCIFGPLFIFAIGLIGSVSFWGQGASAQAVEAPVDFVIPESIKGFDEEKVKKDPICDSSVRPQMDHVKPDEMKPGDTVVVEGKSFGKKKECLFGVTFGAEPAKAFTLVDDEHIQVVVPEGLRSGVTFLNIETGGGTARKGVLVRSKD from the coding sequence ATGTTGGTTAGGATTTCCTGCATATTTGGACCACTTTTTATTTTTGCCATTGGCCTGATCGGGTCGGTGAGTTTCTGGGGGCAGGGAGCATCGGCTCAAGCAGTGGAAGCGCCAGTTGATTTTGTGATTCCGGAATCGATTAAGGGGTTTGATGAGGAAAAGGTCAAAAAAGATCCCATCTGTGATTCCAGCGTCCGTCCTCAAATGGATCATGTGAAACCGGACGAAATGAAACCCGGTGATACCGTTGTGGTGGAAGGCAAGAGTTTCGGGAAGAAAAAAGAATGCCTTTTCGGTGTGACTTTCGGGGCAGAACCGGCGAAGGCATTTACGTTAGTGGATGATGAACACATACAAGTGGTCGTGCCGGAAGGGTTACGATCGGGAGTTACATTTCTAAATATCGAGACGGGTGGTGGAACGGCACGAAAGGGGGTTCTGGTTCGCTCCAAAGATTAA
- a CDS encoding universal stress protein — protein MRVLLATDGSEQSFHAAKAVMSLASVSTLTILHVIDLPRLTFSMLGPEIAYDLSKVAEEALRKDGEQALTHTNALLSDKVKHVEIRLEEGSPAEHILSVSQEEHPDLILMGARGRGQVEELFLGSVSQRVLTHAACPVLIINGPLTEIKKILIAIQSPDDVQKVGQFLTKHPFQPQTEITLLSVVPIPRSLFRGGVSAPEEKIEQALKSTEDFLDQAVSQLKNSYDSVKGYVGLGAPANTILEQASITEPDLLAMGMHHPSTITRFVLGTVSHTVLHQATRSVLVIR, from the coding sequence ATGCGAGTACTCCTAGCCACTGATGGATCGGAACAATCCTTTCACGCCGCAAAGGCAGTCATGAGTTTGGCCTCAGTTAGCACACTGACTATTTTGCACGTCATTGATCTCCCCCGATTAACCTTTTCAATGCTCGGGCCTGAAATTGCCTATGACCTCTCAAAAGTCGCAGAAGAGGCACTCCGCAAAGACGGCGAACAGGCTTTAACACATACCAACGCTCTCCTCTCAGACAAGGTGAAACATGTGGAAATCCGATTGGAAGAAGGTTCGCCGGCCGAGCATATTTTGTCGGTGTCCCAAGAGGAACATCCTGATCTTATTCTCATGGGCGCCCGGGGAAGAGGACAGGTCGAGGAACTTTTTCTGGGAAGTGTCTCGCAACGGGTTCTGACCCATGCAGCATGTCCAGTCCTGATCATCAACGGGCCATTAACGGAAATCAAGAAAATTCTGATTGCCATCCAAAGCCCCGATGATGTTCAGAAGGTTGGACAGTTTTTAACGAAACACCCCTTTCAACCACAGACAGAGATTACCCTCTTGTCGGTAGTACCTATTCCTCGTTCCCTCTTTCGAGGCGGCGTCTCTGCACCGGAGGAGAAAATTGAACAGGCCCTGAAGAGCACGGAAGATTTCCTCGACCAAGCTGTCAGTCAACTCAAGAACTCTTACGATTCAGTTAAGGGATATGTAGGGTTAGGAGCCCCGGCGAATACGATATTGGAACAGGCATCAATCACGGAACCGGATCTCCTGGCGATGGGAATGCACCATCCTTCGACCATTACACGGTTTGTGTTGGGCACCGTGTCACATACCGTACTCCACCAGGCCACGCGATCCGTTCTCGTCATTCGATAA
- a CDS encoding CBS domain-containing protein, whose amino-acid sequence MNARDIMIRQPHTIPPQLTIGEALRQMADLRLQDFPVVDEKKMLLGTLNFWQILELAMPPYISQGDLPDVRFAPNLVRFHERLGELKPNPVTQVMNPHPPCARPDDSVLACAALIMKTPKTVYLLPVVEGDRQLVGIISAWDLIKEIAG is encoded by the coding sequence ATGAACGCCAGGGACATCATGATCCGCCAGCCACATACCATCCCTCCACAATTGACGATCGGGGAAGCCCTTCGCCAAATGGCGGATCTGCGCCTCCAGGACTTTCCGGTCGTGGATGAGAAAAAGATGTTACTGGGAACATTGAATTTCTGGCAGATTCTTGAATTGGCCATGCCTCCCTACATTTCCCAAGGGGATCTTCCCGATGTTCGTTTTGCTCCGAACCTTGTACGATTCCATGAACGCCTCGGAGAACTTAAACCAAACCCCGTCACTCAGGTGATGAACCCCCATCCTCCATGTGCCCGGCCGGATGATTCCGTACTGGCCTGCGCGGCTTTGATCATGAAAACTCCGAAAACGGTCTATTTACTGCCCGTGGTGGAAGGAGATCGTCAACTGGTAGGAATTATTTCTGCCTGGGATCTCATAAAAGAAATCGCAGGGTAG
- a CDS encoding ArsB/NhaD family transporter — protein MDEISNHTIFGLSPLWLATAILILTYAVIISERFNRAIVALLGAAVVIGTGVLTQDQAIQGIDFNTIGLLTGMMILVGITKECGIFQFLAIKAAKAAKGSPWGILVMLSMVTAVLSAFLDNVTTVLLVAPVTLLIADELKINPYPLLFAEINASNTGGTATLIGDPPNIMIGSATNLTFNDFVIHLAPVAIVAFSATLIPLWFMFGKTMFASPEARARIMAFNEYEAIRDVSLMKRCLLVFSLVILGFTSAHSIGMEPATIALGGAALLLLLVTFSLDNEQAGHKVHALFGQVEWITIFFFCGLFIIVTGVEHTGLLQSVADWTLSMTAGNFTVTALAILWVSAILSAIVDNIPFVATMIPMVKSMLPVFQQAGIPLEQAETLWWALALGACLGGNGTLIGASANLIVAGIAERNGVPFRFLPFLKIAFPLMILQVLISTLYIWMRYL, from the coding sequence GTGGACGAAATCTCCAATCATACAATCTTTGGATTATCCCCACTTTGGCTGGCTACAGCCATACTAATCCTGACCTATGCCGTCATAATCTCTGAGCGGTTTAACCGGGCCATCGTGGCGCTTCTTGGAGCCGCTGTCGTCATTGGGACAGGAGTCCTTACGCAGGATCAAGCGATTCAAGGCATCGATTTCAATACCATCGGCCTCTTAACCGGCATGATGATCCTGGTTGGAATTACCAAAGAATGCGGCATCTTTCAATTTCTTGCGATCAAAGCCGCGAAGGCCGCCAAAGGTAGTCCGTGGGGCATCCTGGTTATGCTCTCAATGGTCACCGCAGTGCTCTCAGCATTTTTAGATAATGTCACGACGGTGCTGTTGGTCGCTCCAGTGACTTTGCTCATTGCTGACGAGCTGAAAATCAATCCGTATCCTCTGCTCTTCGCAGAAATTAATGCCTCAAATACAGGTGGCACCGCTACGCTGATTGGTGATCCCCCCAATATTATGATCGGCTCCGCTACCAATTTGACATTTAATGATTTTGTGATTCACCTGGCTCCCGTCGCCATTGTGGCCTTTAGTGCCACACTCATCCCTCTTTGGTTTATGTTTGGAAAAACCATGTTCGCATCACCAGAAGCCCGGGCCCGCATTATGGCCTTTAACGAATATGAAGCCATTCGTGATGTTAGCCTCATGAAACGATGTCTCCTGGTCTTTAGCCTGGTCATTCTCGGATTTACCTCAGCCCATTCGATAGGCATGGAACCCGCCACCATTGCACTGGGTGGCGCCGCCCTGCTCCTGTTACTCGTCACATTTTCCTTAGACAACGAACAGGCAGGGCATAAAGTCCATGCATTATTCGGGCAAGTGGAATGGATTACCATTTTCTTTTTCTGTGGCCTATTCATTATCGTCACCGGCGTGGAACATACCGGCCTATTACAATCCGTGGCAGATTGGACGTTGAGTATGACCGCTGGAAATTTCACCGTGACGGCATTGGCCATTCTTTGGGTTTCGGCAATACTTTCCGCTATTGTGGATAATATTCCCTTTGTCGCCACGATGATCCCCATGGTCAAAAGCATGCTCCCGGTCTTTCAGCAAGCTGGGATTCCGCTTGAACAGGCCGAGACCCTCTGGTGGGCATTAGCGTTGGGCGCTTGTTTAGGAGGCAATGGGACGCTGATAGGGGCCTCGGCGAATTTGATTGTAGCGGGGATTGCGGAACGAAATGGCGTACCATTTCGATTTTTACCCTTCTTGAAAATCGCTTTTCCACTCATGATCCTACAAGTGCTGATCAGTACCCTCTACATTTGGATGAGGTATTTATGA
- a CDS encoding SulP family inorganic anion transporter yields the protein MGLVHGLHFNNLRGDIYGGMVAAVVALPLALAFGVASGLGAIAGIYGAIFVGFFAAIFGGTPAQVSGPTGPMTVVMAGIVTLFMGNPGLALMAVILGGGFQILLGLSKVGQYIALVPYPVVSGFMSGIGCIILILQLGPMVGHAANPDGVVATLKAIPGFFGNPVWDAAMTSALVLAIVYFTPTRMAKLVPPSLLALLVVSPLAYVFLPDAPIIGEVPQGFPTPLLPTLTWDTLQIILESAITLALLGAIDSLLTSLVCDNMTRTQHDPDRELIGQGIGNMVAGVFGGIPGAGATMRSVANIRSGGRTPISGALHAVILLAILLGLGPLAEKIPLAVLGGILFKVGIDIIDWRFLRHILKAPRIDVVIMTVVLLTTVLVDLITAVAVGMVFASLFFVKRMADLELANLHIVTNPTPSTPLLPEEARILEQANGKILLIHVDGPMSFGSAKTMVRRLETFKGFNTFTSVVLDLSKVPAIDGTAALAVEDMLNIVKAHHQHLFFVGMQPHVTKALDGLGVLVQIRPGHRFASRLEALQKASLAEGTLSKDTSGPSTPNQHLPATP from the coding sequence ATGGGGCTTGTTCACGGGTTACATTTCAATAACCTCCGTGGTGATATTTACGGAGGAATGGTAGCCGCTGTCGTAGCTCTACCGTTGGCACTCGCTTTTGGCGTCGCCTCGGGATTAGGAGCCATTGCCGGTATATACGGGGCCATATTCGTCGGATTTTTTGCTGCGATCTTCGGAGGCACCCCCGCTCAAGTTTCCGGTCCCACGGGCCCTATGACCGTGGTGATGGCAGGAATTGTCACACTCTTCATGGGCAATCCTGGTTTGGCCTTGATGGCGGTGATTCTTGGCGGAGGCTTTCAAATCCTGTTGGGACTTTCCAAGGTGGGGCAGTATATCGCGCTGGTCCCGTATCCGGTCGTTTCCGGGTTCATGAGCGGCATCGGCTGCATTATTCTCATTTTGCAATTGGGGCCCATGGTAGGCCATGCGGCAAACCCTGATGGTGTCGTCGCGACGCTCAAGGCTATCCCGGGATTTTTTGGAAACCCGGTGTGGGATGCTGCCATGACAAGCGCCCTCGTCTTGGCCATTGTATATTTCACTCCCACTCGGATGGCAAAACTAGTGCCTCCTTCGTTATTGGCCCTCCTCGTGGTTTCCCCGCTCGCTTATGTTTTCCTTCCTGATGCCCCTATCATCGGAGAAGTCCCCCAGGGATTTCCCACTCCCCTCCTGCCAACACTCACATGGGACACCTTGCAAATCATATTGGAATCAGCCATCACCCTGGCATTATTGGGAGCGATCGACAGTCTGCTAACCAGCCTGGTTTGCGATAACATGACCCGGACTCAACATGACCCGGATCGCGAGCTTATTGGCCAGGGCATTGGAAATATGGTCGCAGGGGTATTTGGAGGAATCCCAGGAGCAGGCGCCACCATGCGGTCGGTGGCCAATATCCGATCCGGAGGCCGGACACCGATTTCCGGCGCGCTTCACGCGGTTATTTTGTTGGCGATTCTATTGGGACTTGGCCCGTTGGCAGAGAAAATTCCCTTAGCGGTTCTCGGCGGCATCCTTTTCAAAGTTGGCATCGATATTATTGACTGGCGCTTCCTGCGACATATCCTGAAAGCCCCCCGCATCGATGTGGTCATCATGACCGTGGTGTTGCTGACCACCGTGCTCGTGGATCTCATCACGGCCGTGGCTGTGGGAATGGTCTTTGCCAGCCTGTTCTTTGTCAAACGCATGGCGGATTTGGAACTGGCGAATCTCCACATCGTGACCAATCCCACTCCCAGCACCCCTCTTTTACCGGAAGAAGCCAGGATCCTGGAACAAGCCAATGGGAAAATTCTCTTGATTCATGTCGATGGCCCCATGAGCTTTGGATCGGCCAAAACCATGGTCCGCCGCTTGGAAACCTTCAAGGGGTTTAATACCTTCACCAGTGTGGTGTTGGATTTGTCCAAGGTCCCTGCCATTGACGGCACAGCAGCCTTGGCCGTGGAAGATATGTTGAATATCGTCAAAGCGCACCACCAACATCTCTTTTTCGTGGGCATGCAGCCTCACGTGACCAAGGCGTTGGATGGCTTGGGGGTCTTGGTGCAAATACGGCCTGGCCACCGCTTTGCCAGCCGGTTGGAGGCCTTGCAAAAAGCGTCCTTGGCGGAAGGAACCCTCTCAAAGGACACATCAGGACCCTCGACACCAAACCAGCATCTTCCTGCGACTCCCTGA
- a CDS encoding DUF3365 domain-containing protein → MTRQFFFILLFSILISLGIGVGIGGKITPRDGIPIRVVADYLHAVLQADRTFYTQHIVERMEDMLIVTATENWREERTLPLPAQFFKEASRGLQAPGKPFRYRLMGLWPLNPENSPHNDRERKALEQVVKYGEVTEQEIQVDNQSYYQVIFPDRAVSRACVNCHNAHQESPKRDFKLNDVMGGLEILISLD, encoded by the coding sequence ATGACTCGTCAGTTCTTTTTCATACTCCTTTTCTCCATTCTCATTTCCTTGGGAATTGGTGTGGGCATCGGGGGAAAAATTACACCACGGGATGGCATTCCTATTCGTGTGGTCGCAGACTATTTACATGCCGTCCTTCAAGCAGACCGGACCTTTTATACCCAACATATCGTGGAACGGATGGAAGACATGCTGATTGTCACAGCAACAGAAAATTGGCGGGAGGAACGGACATTGCCGTTGCCCGCACAATTTTTCAAGGAGGCCTCTCGTGGATTACAGGCCCCCGGGAAACCGTTTCGTTACCGGTTGATGGGTCTTTGGCCTTTGAATCCGGAGAATTCACCTCACAATGACCGGGAGCGTAAAGCCCTGGAACAAGTTGTTAAATATGGAGAAGTGACCGAGCAAGAAATCCAGGTGGACAACCAGTCTTATTATCAAGTTATTTTTCCTGATCGAGCCGTAAGCCGAGCCTGCGTCAACTGCCATAATGCCCACCAGGAAAGTCCCAAACGGGATTTTAAATTAAATGATGTCATGGGGGGATTGGAAATTCTAATTTCCCTTGACTAA
- a CDS encoding sigma-54 dependent transcriptional regulator, giving the protein MRATIFVTDDDQNVCSALSRRLVKKGHLVRSFHSGASLIEALEHEIPDLLFLDLKMPEMDGLETLRQIRQTIPKTLIFMLTAYGSVEDAVEAMRLGAYDFLIKSIDFSTVEPALHRAITFLELRRRIEFSASEKQRQYSWEHVIARSPAMTKVIEQLKILDAQDAPLVFLQGEVGTGKEFLARILHYNSRKHLGPFVTVSCNERSGSLLEPQIFGYERGAFSGASQSMPGALEHSDGGTLFVDEIEHLSIPVQGSLAEAIRTRSFCRMGGFDRLPINNRLVVTSATPQDQTGYKDIFHPELLSLLQKRQLFIPPLRERKEDIVPLVIKTIQVYGEEIGRPKLDIDSSIPPLLDTYPFPGNIRELEAMIRRAVLCSQGPVLTSLDFYSQHPGGGDGLSPNIGRVLFEIGQHDLQDIQVMVIDEVLRFTKQDRERAARYLQISKQTLDDYIQLRKNFSHTPKRS; this is encoded by the coding sequence ATGCGTGCAACAATTTTTGTGACCGACGATGATCAAAATGTATGTTCTGCATTAAGTCGTCGGTTAGTGAAAAAAGGGCACCTCGTGAGAAGCTTCCATTCAGGAGCCTCGCTCATTGAGGCATTGGAACATGAAATTCCTGATTTGCTGTTCCTGGATCTTAAAATGCCAGAAATGGATGGACTCGAAACCTTACGACAGATTCGACAAACAATTCCTAAAACCCTGATTTTCATGTTGACAGCTTATGGGAGCGTCGAGGATGCGGTAGAGGCAATGCGGCTCGGAGCGTATGATTTCTTAATTAAATCGATTGATTTCTCAACGGTTGAGCCAGCCTTACATCGAGCCATTACCTTCCTGGAGTTAAGGCGTCGAATTGAGTTCTCTGCTTCCGAGAAACAACGGCAATATTCCTGGGAACATGTAATCGCCAGGAGTCCAGCCATGACCAAGGTCATTGAACAACTCAAAATTCTCGACGCTCAGGACGCCCCCTTAGTGTTCCTTCAAGGGGAGGTAGGGACGGGAAAGGAATTCTTGGCACGCATTCTTCATTATAATAGCCGCAAACACCTCGGCCCGTTTGTCACGGTCAGTTGCAATGAACGGAGTGGATCCCTCCTTGAGCCACAAATATTTGGATATGAACGGGGAGCATTCAGTGGTGCAAGCCAAAGCATGCCCGGAGCACTTGAACATTCCGATGGAGGAACACTATTTGTTGATGAGATAGAACATTTATCCATTCCAGTTCAAGGATCATTGGCCGAGGCCATTCGTACCCGTTCATTTTGTCGAATGGGAGGGTTTGACCGTCTCCCCATCAACAATCGACTTGTGGTGACCAGTGCAACCCCACAGGATCAGACAGGCTACAAGGACATATTTCATCCAGAATTACTGTCTCTTCTCCAAAAACGGCAACTCTTTATTCCTCCCCTTCGTGAACGCAAAGAAGACATCGTCCCCTTGGTGATCAAAACCATTCAGGTCTATGGTGAAGAAATCGGCCGTCCCAAACTCGACATTGATTCTTCCATCCCCCCGCTATTGGATACTTACCCATTCCCTGGGAACATCCGAGAATTGGAGGCCATGATTCGCAGGGCGGTATTGTGCTCCCAAGGACCAGTTCTTACTTCTCTGGACTTTTACTCTCAACATCCTGGCGGGGGAGACGGACTCTCCCCAAATATTGGTCGGGTGCTTTTTGAGATTGGCCAACACGACCTACAAGACATACAAGTCATGGTGATTGATGAAGTCCTGCGATTCACCAAGCAGGACAGAGAACGGGCGGCTCGCTATCTTCAGATTTCTAAACAGACACTGGACGATTACATCCAATTACGAAAAAATTTTTCTCATACGCCAAAAAGGTCCTAA
- a CDS encoding SulP family inorganic anion transporter: protein MDHVTAGIREYFKDFNFKENFKGITSNVRGDVLAGITVAMVVLPMALAFGVASGLGAIAGMWSAVAAGLIAGPLSGSAWSVGGPTGPLTIQILSMTQTNKLADGSPDLVFVFTTVALAGFLLIVMGLLKLGQFIKFTPYSVISGFMTGLGVLYMLLQLNPFLGLPGVKSITSAITELPSSLAHASPVAMGVGVLTLLIVVYWPKISPVTWLPGPLIGLLAGTVTTVVFGLDIPKIGDIPTGLPELYIPDLTLLEKAFVPAAALAGLCVFDSLLTCLIVDNMTGTHHNSDRELVAQGSANLFSGLVGGLGGATNTMPCVVNIQSGARTRLSSVTMGLVLLSFILGLGSLAASIPLSALAGILLKAGYDILDMRVLPVVRRLPTSDLMVFGLVVLMTVFWNLLSAMAMGLAVAFFRFVKDQSDRYKADLSQRDEDVKQEEEDLIFSFARDYARKISQNGVNIGELSGRFEHIVRDRLIIVRPHGPLFFGAIDWLNETVEHLDGKDVLIIRCKWLDELDLSGAYALGDLIEAANCRGVAVLTAGMSPRTRQVLADLNELSRLKEDYICTHFNEALDIAMQIVEKKAGDAGPQAHKEPVLAFS, encoded by the coding sequence ATGGACCACGTGACTGCGGGTATTCGTGAATATTTCAAAGATTTTAATTTCAAAGAAAACTTCAAAGGGATTACCAGCAATGTGAGAGGGGATGTGTTGGCGGGGATCACGGTGGCGATGGTGGTGTTGCCCATGGCCCTGGCCTTTGGTGTAGCTTCCGGGCTCGGGGCGATTGCTGGCATGTGGTCGGCAGTGGCGGCTGGTCTTATTGCGGGTCCATTAAGTGGGTCAGCATGGTCGGTGGGTGGGCCGACCGGGCCGCTGACGATCCAAATCCTTTCCATGACTCAAACCAATAAGTTGGCTGATGGGAGTCCAGATTTGGTTTTCGTGTTCACGACCGTTGCCTTAGCGGGCTTTCTTTTAATTGTGATGGGCTTGTTGAAGCTCGGGCAGTTTATCAAGTTTACCCCCTATTCAGTCATTTCGGGATTTATGACGGGTTTGGGTGTGTTGTACATGCTGCTTCAACTCAACCCATTTTTGGGACTTCCCGGCGTCAAAAGTATCACGTCCGCCATTACGGAATTACCATCTAGTTTGGCCCATGCATCGCCTGTGGCGATGGGAGTCGGGGTGTTGACCTTACTCATCGTGGTGTATTGGCCAAAAATTTCTCCCGTGACCTGGTTGCCTGGTCCATTGATTGGATTATTGGCAGGTACGGTCACAACCGTCGTGTTCGGGTTGGACATCCCGAAAATAGGAGATATCCCCACCGGCTTACCTGAACTGTATATTCCTGATCTCACGCTATTGGAAAAAGCTTTTGTCCCGGCTGCGGCTTTGGCTGGATTATGTGTATTCGATAGTCTCCTGACCTGTCTCATCGTAGATAATATGACTGGCACTCATCACAACAGTGACCGGGAATTGGTTGCTCAGGGATCAGCCAATCTCTTCTCAGGTTTGGTTGGAGGATTAGGTGGAGCCACGAATACCATGCCTTGTGTCGTGAATATCCAGAGCGGGGCACGAACCAGGTTGTCCTCTGTCACAATGGGACTTGTCCTGCTTTCCTTTATTCTCGGTCTGGGTTCTCTGGCTGCCTCCATCCCTCTTTCCGCTTTGGCGGGGATCCTCCTCAAAGCCGGCTATGACATTCTGGATATGCGAGTGCTCCCTGTCGTCAGAAGATTGCCCACGTCTGATTTGATGGTGTTTGGACTCGTGGTCTTAATGACCGTATTTTGGAATCTGCTGTCCGCCATGGCAATGGGACTCGCAGTGGCCTTTTTCCGTTTCGTGAAGGATCAGTCCGATCGCTATAAGGCGGATCTCAGCCAACGCGATGAGGATGTAAAACAGGAAGAAGAAGACCTCATTTTTTCCTTCGCCAGGGACTATGCCAGGAAGATCAGTCAGAATGGGGTCAATATAGGCGAGCTTAGCGGTCGTTTTGAACATATCGTTCGTGATCGGCTTATCATCGTACGTCCCCACGGTCCCTTATTTTTCGGTGCGATTGATTGGCTGAATGAGACAGTGGAACATCTTGACGGCAAAGATGTGCTCATTATTCGTTGCAAATGGTTGGATGAATTGGATTTATCCGGTGCCTATGCATTAGGAGATTTAATTGAAGCGGCCAACTGTCGCGGGGTGGCGGTATTGACCGCTGGCATGTCCCCTCGAACCCGACAGGTTCTTGCCGATTTAAATGAGCTTTCCAGGTTGAAAGAAGATTATATTTGCACACATTTCAATGAGGCCCTGGATATCGCAATGCAGATCGTGGAAAAGAAGGCAGGTGACGCTGGGCCACAGGCCCACAAAGAACCAGTACTGGCATTCAGTTAG